The Saprospiraceae bacterium genomic interval TTTATTTCGGAATAAAATTCCACTATTGACCTGATCGAATAAATCGCAACCCATTTCAAAATCCAGTAAGATTATCCTCTTTTCTGCTGACTGAAAATTATTCAATGAAAACACAGGTTCATGGGGAATATTCAGATTGAGTTCACTGGCATTGACTATCGAACCCGGCACATAGGAAGTCCCTCCTGGTAAAAAGATTTGAAATTGAAGGTTAGAAATGAATCCGGAGGAAACATTTTCCAATTCAATTTTTACACGACTCTTTCCGCAAACAAAAGCACTATCTTCCAAACTGTGTTTAAACAGGAAAGTTTGTCCATACAAAAAAAGATGAACGAAACATAAAAATAAGCTGACTGTATTTCGGATCACTTCATGAATTATGTTCCTTTCAAAGATAGGAAAATTTAAACTGCATGATGTTAAATCTGAAACCGCGAATGACTTTTTTGTAATTTTAGATTTAAATAGAATAGGCAAATGACGAATAAACCTTCCGGAGCTGCAAAATATACCAGTGTGGAAGAATACCATCAGGCCTTCCCTGAAGAAATCAGAACTATCTTGGATGAAATGAAAAACCTGATCCTGGAAGCTGCTACAGAAGCAGAATTCACCATCAGTTACAATATTCCAACCGCCAAATGGAAGGGAACTCTGGTACATTATGCAGCCTTGAATAAACACATCGGTTTATATCCGACTCCGGAAGCGATTGAATTTTTTAAAAAAGATCTGGAAGCATATAAAACATCCAAAGGGGCCATTCAATTTCTGATTGGACAAAAATTACCCAAAGCATTGATAAAAAGGATTGTTAAGCATAGGGTTCAATTAAATGGGAATTCCTGAATGACTTAAATTTGAATGTAAATTGGGAAGACTTGTATCATGAAAAAAATTTCCAGTAAACTATATTTTACTGCTGTTGCAGAATTTTAAAATTTTAAAAATGATGAATATTTTCGTTTTGAAGCGGGTGTATTGCGGACTCATCTGCCTGACAATTTTATCCACTATGCAAGCACAATCCGGAAAAGTCTGGGCTCTTGCATTGCATGGTGGCGCCGGAACCATAACGCGCAAACAAATGACAGCTGAAAAGGATTCTACATACCGTTTTCATTTAGATAAAGCATTAGGAATTGGGGAAAGAATTTTGGAAAGTGGTGGAAGTTCAATGGATGCAGTTGAACAGGTGATCATTTACATGGAAGATTGTCCGTACTTCAATGCCGGAAAAGGGGCTGTATTCAACCGGGAGGGTCGGGTCGAATTGGATGCCAGCCTCATGGATGGTTCGGGAAGGCAAGCTGGCGCTGCTGGCAGTGTAGAGGGAATAAAAAACCCTATACGATTAGCCCGGGCCATTATGGAAAATTCACCGCATGTATTTTTAGTAGGCGAGGGTGCCAAAACTTTTGGAGTAGAAGTTGGATTGGATACCGCCGACGAAAGCTGGTTTTATACAGAGGAGCGATGGAATCAACATCTAAGGGCTCAGAAAAAAGGCGGACACTCGTCTACAGATCCTTCACCGGTTGCTAACGAACGTTCGTTAGGGACCGTGGGTTGCGTGGCACTTGATCGGCAGGGAAATCTGGCCGCCGGAACCTCTACCGGAGGGATGACCAATAAACGTAAAGGCAGGCTGGGCGACAGTCCGGTAATAGGCGCCGGTACCTTTGCTGACAACAGGACCTGTGCGGTTTCATGCACCGGGCATGGAGAACATTTTATAAGAAATGTCGTGAGTTTTGACCTGCATGCGAGGATGCTTTATGGCAAACAAAAATTATCAGACGCAGCTGACCAGATCGTCTTCAAAGAGCTGAAAAGAGCAGGTGCAGAAGGTGGGTTCATCGCAATTGACCGGAAGGGAAATGTCGTCATGCCGTTTAATTCGTCAGGCATGTATAGAGCCAGTTCTGCCAAAGGACAACGGAAAATAGAAATTTATGGAAAATAAGCCTGGGGAATTATAGGCTTCATTTAAATGCCAGAAAGTTCTGGATCGTCGAATTATTTTTCTGCCAGAGACGAATCTGGTAAATAGGAAACAAAGCTATTGATGCGCATGATTCTCCGAAGCCAATAATCCGAATCGAATAAGTTTTCCTGTATGACTCCTTTTGATGACGTACTGTGTAAGATGTATACCGCTTTGTTCCGGGTACCCGTAATCATTGCGACATGATTGACCTGGTTATGAATACCAAAAAAAATGAGATCACCGGGTTGAGCTTCTTCGAGTTTTATTTCTTTTCCGGAATGCATTTGATCTTTCGAACTGGGCCCTATTGCGATGTTGCAACCAATAAACAAATACTGGATCAGACCACTGCAATCAAACCCGCCGGTATTTTTTCCGGCACGTTTATACGGAGTCCCAATCATTTCCATTCCTTTGGACAATACCATTTCTCTCAATTTCCATGCATCTGTTCCTGCCAATTTCCGGTCGGCCACTACGATTTTAGGTGCGGAGCACGAAAAAAGAAGTAAGCCCCATAAGAGAATGAGCCCATACAGCAATTGACTATTCCGGACTATTTTCATATAAGTCGCAAAATAATAAATTCTTACATATTATAATAATATTTAATATATATTTAACGACTTTATCTCTTCCCCTGGCTGGATTCTGAGAAATGCTGCAAAATTTTACGGGATTCTATATGAATTCAAATTCATCCCTGTCGTTCAAAAACGGATATGCTCTCCGAAAAACATTTAAACTGTGGAGGTCTAATTCGATAGTTGAAATCCCTTCATTTTGGCCCATGTGAAGAATCCGATGTCCTTCAAAATCATAAACCGCCGAATCCCCTTGATAGGAAATATCTTTCCCGTCTTTCCCAATGCGATTTATTCCAGCTACATAGCACTGGTTTTCAATGGCTCTGGCGCATAGCAATTGATTCCAGGCCCGCTCCCTTTTTTCGGGAAAATTGGCTACAAAGACCATAAGGTCAAGGTCATGAGTATTCCTGCACCAAACCGGAAATCGCAAGTCGTAACAAATAAAGAATCCTATTTTCCACGATTGAATTTCGAGTATGAGTTTGGAATTTCCTGCGCTGAAGTGTTTATGTTCTTCGGCCAGCGTGAATAAATGCTTTTTATCGTAATGTTTAATATGTTGATTATCATTATCTAACACGATCAATCGGTTATAATAATTCCCATATTCCTCAATGATCAAACTACCTGCAACCATGCAGCGATAATGGTCGGACAAATTCTTCATCCAAAGAATTGTGTTGCCATCCATCGTTTCCGCCAGCTTTTCCGATGCCATTGAAAACCCGGTTGTAAACATTTCGGGAAAAACCAATAAGTCCGTTTGCGTGTGAAAGTTTGCGCGAAGCAATTTATCAATAGCATCTCTGTTGGCCTGTGGGTCTTCCCATATCAACGGAATCTGGCAAAGACTTAAGCGTAAGTTGTGCATTGGATTTAAGTTTTCCACAAAATACAAAAGCCGGCTTGAGGCCGGCTTCGTTTTATGAAAATGGGATTACTATTTCTTTGCAGCTTCAACTTTAGCTTCTTCAGCGGCGCTACTCTTTAGGGCTCTTGGAATCTCAACTCCAACGACCGGAGTACTGGCAGGATTGACTATTTCAACGCCTTCGACGGATTGAATGTCCTTTACCCGCATGGTTTGGCCTAAATCGAGTTTGGTTACATCCAGATATACCTCGGGAACGATATTTTCTGAAGCCGCTTTGATATGAACGGTTCTGATCCTTTGAACCAATTTTCCACCTGATTTTACACCAACGGCAGTGCCTTGTAAAGTTACAGGAACTTCAACTTTTACCGGTGTTCCTTTGATCAGTTTGAGGAAATCCAAATGTGTAACCTGGTCGGTTAAAGGGTGTGTTTGAATTTCTTTCAAAATGCAACGGTGTGTTTGTCCGTTCAAATTTATTTCAGCGACTTTAAATTTTGGGGTATATAGCAAAGATTTCAACTCAGCGGGTTGTGCATTGAATTGCAAATTCCCTTCTTTTGAATAAAGTACGCAAGGCACGACGCCTTCTCTGCGGTAACGCTTTGATGCTTCTTTCCCGTTTTCAGTACGTGGGCTGGCATTGATAACTACAGTTTCCATAAACGTCTAAATTTTTCAGATCCCTTTTAGGGAGCGCAAAGATATAAAAAGAAAAGATTTTGTGGCTATTTATCTACAAAAAGTGCCTCAATGGATCGATGTTCGTGGGTATTCCGGATCGCTTTTGCAAATAATTTGGCTGACTTGATGACTTTGATCTTGGAACTAAGCCTTTTCAAAGGGATGGAATCGGTAACAATCATTTCAGATATCCTGCTGTTTTCGATGTTTTCGAAGGCCTTTCCCGACAGTACCGGGTGTGTGCAAATTGCCTTTACGTCCAATGCGCCTTTGTCGATCAGTGCTTCACTGGCTTTACAAAGCGTACCGGCGGTGTCAACAATGTCATCAACCAGAATGATTTCCCGGTCTTTGACATCTCCGATCACCGTTATACCTTCCACTTCGTTCGCTTTTTTACGGTATTTATCGCAAATGACCAGGTCCTTTCCAAAGTGTTTCGAATAGGTTCTGGCCCGTTTTACTCCACCTACATCTGCGCAGGCAAAAACCGTATTTTCCTTCATGTAATTGTCCAGGTAGGGCATAAAGATGGCCTCGCTTTTGAGGTGATCCAGCGGAATGTCAAAAAATCCCTGGATCTGATCGGCATGGAGGTCCATGGTCATGATCCGGTTGGCCCCTGCAGCCTGCAACAGGTTGGCGACCAATTTAGCCGAAATGGGTACCCTGGGTTTATCCTTGCGATCCTGTCTGGCATATCCAAAATAAGGAATCACCGCAGTAATATAACCCGCTGATGCTCTTTTAGCTGCATCTATCAAAAGCAACAATTCAAACAGATTTTCCGAAGGTGCGTAGGTCGATTGTATTAGAAAAACATAACTACCCCGTATGGATTCGTTGATTACGGGTTGCATTTCTCCATCGCTGAATCTGGATAGGTTTAATTTACCCAATGAATCGCCGTAATGATCTGCTATATCTTCAGCAAGCGCCCGGGAAGCAGTCCCGGAAAATAATTTTACATCCTGCATGAGCATCATAAACTGGCACAAAGCTAATAATTTTACGGTCAACAGAAAACAACATGCAGAGATTGGAAGGATTATATATTATGAAAATAGCTAAAAAGGGTAGGGCGGTTTTCTGCGCCACCGATATTCCAAAGGGTGCTCTCATCGAAATTTGTCCTATAATCGTAATCCCTGAAAATGAAGTCGATATGATTCATGAAACAGAGTTACATGATTACTATTTCGTTTGGGGCGATCGCGACGAACAGGCTGCTATTGCACTGGGTTATGGATCCTTGTACAATCACTCCTACCAACCGAATGCAGAATACATTTTCGATCCCGAAAACGAAAGCATAGATGTCCGGGCGATCAAAGATATCCCGGCCGGAAAAGAAATTACTTTCAATTACCACGGCGACCCAAAATGCAAGGATACACTGTGGTTTGATAAATCCGGTAAAAGAATTAAAAGAATGAAAGTGGGAGATTCGAGGTAGGGAAAGGTTGATGGAATAAGGAGCAAAGAGGAAGGAGCAAGGATTATAGAGTAAGGAGCAAAGAGTAAGGAGCAAGGATTATAGAGTAAGGAGCAAAGAGAATAGAGAGTAATGTTAAGGCTTAAAGTATGAAGCTTAAAGCTCAAAGCTTAAAGCTTAAAGATCAAAGATGAATGTTCAACTGAAATTTCAAAAAAAGTTTAATTTATAGGAACTTTTAGTTTTAGCACCTGCTTTTCCTAAAAGCCTAAAAGCCTAAAAGCCTAAAAGCCTAAAAGCCTAAAAGCCTAAAAGCCTAAAAGCCTAAAAGCCTAAAAGCCTAAAAGTCGAAAAGTCGCACTTTACATCCTCACCACCCTGATTGTTTCAATTCTGGTATCGCTGACCAGTTCAACGATGAATTTATAACCATCCATTTCAAAGGAAGCTCCTTGTTCTGGTATATTTTCAAGTGAAGTAACCAGGTATCCGGATAGTGTGTGGTAAGCACCTTTAGGCAGCCTGATTCCGTAATGCTCTTCGATATAAGAAAGCTCCAATCTGCCAGAAAATAAAAATTCATGGTCGCCAATGACCTCGTCAATAAATTCTTCCTGATCGTGTTCGTCTTCAATTTCCCCAAATATTTCTTCAAGTATATCTTCAAGCGTGATGATGCCGGCCGTTCCTCCAAACTCATCGACCACACAAGCAATGGAATGATGCTTTTTATTCATCTTCAACATCAAATCATAAACATTCATCGTTTCTGGAATAAAAGGAATATTCAGAATGATGGATTTAATTTGTGTAGGTTCTTTAAACATTTGTTGGTGGTGGATGTAGCCCAACACTTCATCAATATGTCCATCTACTACAATAACCCTCGATAAATTGGATTCGGAAAAAGTCCTGATGGCCTTTTCAACCGGATCAGCAACATCCACATAAATCATCTCATTTCTTGGGATCATACACTCTTTAACCCTTATTTGTTTAAGGTTTAAAGCATTTTTAAGAATATCGGTATCCACTTCTTCTTCTGAGATGGAAATGGGACCCTCCAGATAATTTTCCAAATCATCGTGGGAGTAAGATGGAGAGGTACTAACATTTGTTTGTTTAAAAAACCTACGAATGATCCATTTCGAAACAAAGGATAATATTTTTGAAGGAACGTATAATATTTTTGAAAAAATAAATATGGGATAAGCAAAACTTTGCAAAAATAAATTCGCGTAAGATTTAAAAATCAATTTCGGAAAGAACTCTCCAATAAACAAAATGAAGGGAGCAATAATTCCGATCATGATTGCATATCGATACACGATATTCAATTGAAGGGGTTCGATTACCAGCGTAATGACATTCTGGATCAGATAAATCAGAGCAACCATCGTCAGGATTTTTCCAACCAGCATGGAAGCCAGAAATTGATTGGGCCGTTCGTAAATCGCAGACAAAATTTTAGCGCTGCGATAACCTTTGTTCTTAAAAACATCCAGGGCAAATTTGTTTGCTGATATAAATGCAATTTCTGCACCTGAAAAAATCAAGAGTAAACAGCTTATAAGGAATATGGTTAATGCAAGCATTTAGGTAAAGGTAAGGGAAATTAATTAGGGGACTTCTAAAAAACCTCTCAGACGGGGCGTATGTATTTTTTAAACTCAGAGTTTACTGCGTATCCCGCAAGGCGGGAGAGGAGTTTAAAAAATTTGCACAACGAAGTATCATGGATTTTTAGATGTGCCTATTTTATAGTTAAGTGGGTTTGTTGAAAACAAGGCACACACTAAAAATGCCAATATTGTAAAATCTAATCTTCCTTGAATAGTTTTTCTGAAGGGATAATTGCATCAATAGACTTGATGGTACCTTCCCTGAAATTCTGGTCGGTTTCAAATCCGTACCCTTGAAGAATTTCATCTTTTCGGATGATCCGGACAAATTTATCGGTAAACAACCTGCCATTGGTTTCATTCCAGATCAGTTCGGCGGTTTTTAAAAGCTCACCTCCTGCACTGGTAAATACCACACTGTCTTTCATGTAGGTTTTACCTTCTGCTTGCACCCGAATAGCATATTTGGAAGATAATGTGTTGCTGATGATGTTTCCGTTTTGGTAAAAATAGGCAAAGAAACCTTTTGGAAATTCTTCCTTTAATTTTCCGGATTCAATATACCGGATCATTTCGGGAGCTTCAATCCGAATTTGGATTTCTGCTGAGTCACTGTACCGGATGTTTACGGATTCAAATGACTCCTTGTTGTTTAATTGTTCTGCTTCGAGATCCGATAATTCTTTTTTGGCTTCATGACAAGAGATCCATAAAAATGAAGCAAGAATTAAAACGTAAAAATTTGAAAAAATTTTCATCGAAGCAAGGTCAAATCTCCACTTACCGTTTTTACAAACCCATCTAAAAACTTTCCTTTGATTTGATATACATAAACCCCCGGAAGACAATTCTGATCACCTGACCTTCCATTCCAGCCGCTGTTTGGGTTGCGGGGAATCAAATTGGTACCACGAAAAACAAGATTACCCCATCGGTCGAATATGGACATTTCATCGATGTTAACCAATGATTTACTTCCGCCTGTAAAAAAGACATCATTGATGTTATCGCCATTCGGACTGAATACATTAGGCGGATAGATCTCGTAATTTTTTCTCACCCGCACCAGAAAACTATCTACACCAAAACATCCATTATCATTTGTTGCCTGTATGGCATAATATCCCGTATTGAAAGGAAGTGCCTGGCTATTCTGACAAGTGTTGCATTCGATGCTGTCTCCCCGATACCAAAAATAATTATAAAAACCACCGGGTATCACTGAGGCATTCAAGTCGAGATAATCACCTAATTCAATTTCGATTTCACTTCCTGCATTGGGCACAACTGGTGGAGGTTCTTTGATCTCAATTTCGATGGTATCGAGACAACCTTTGCGGTCTTGCACGATAATGGTGTGGATTCCGGCAGAAAGATTTGTAAATCGATTGGTGGAACTGAATTCCTGTCCATTCAAACTGTAATTGTAGAATGTTGTTGGAATTCCTCCGATGACCTCACTAAATGGTGAACCTTGTTCGCCACTGATCGCTATCATTCCGTTGTTCTCCCCAAAACAACGCACATCCCGCATGCTATCTATGCGAATATTTAAAGTAGGGAAGTCCTCGCAACAAGGTTCCGCAACCAATCTCCTGATGTCTGTAACTTTACATCCAGTGCTCGTTTCAATAGTGAGGGTAATGTATTTTTCTCCAACGGAGTTGTATCTTACAAAATGAGGACCTCTACCGTTTGCTGTCAGCGGAATGGCGTCCGTTCCAAAGTTCCAGGTCCATCTCAAAATGCTCCCCTGATTAATGCTGGAAGAATCAATCACCATGAAATCGGTTTCGCATTTCAAGCCTGTAGGAGGTTCAATCCCAAAATTGGCGACAGGGCCTAAAAACTCACCAGTTCCTCCCCAATCAATGGAAAATCCAATACCCGTATTGGTAAAGTTGTTGATAACCAAAGTGTAGGCCTTGCCTTGCTGCATATCGATAAATTTGCAATATCCATTTTCACCGCTATTGCAATTGAGGTCTTCTGTAATATCCTGATCAGTAAAATTTAATCCCGTCGGGCCGGCGCAAGGAGGAGCCGTTGCATTGCATCTTAAAACCTGCTTATCTGAACAATTATGAATCCCACTGGGTAGTTCATACAATGCAAAATCGATGTCATCTGAGGGATTTAAAGGATTTAAAGTAAATGTAAGCGTACCATCGTTGGCTGCCACCCAGGAATACCAGACAGAGGACGATTCGGAATTCGTTGCATTATTATCACCTAAACAACTATCGAAAGCTTCATCTGCGAAAAGACCACTTCCAGTAAGGTTTTGAACGACAAATGGTGATTTGTCGCACAGGACAGTTGATGCCGGACAATCCTGTTCAGCTTTTGCCGGAGGATTGAAATTATTGATACATAATTGGAATGTACCGGTTGCATTGCCAACTCCATCTACTCTGATAAAATAATCTGCTCCAACTACAAGGCCGCCCTGATAAATATTGACAATTCCGTTGCTTTGCCCATCAACTCCACATTCCAATTCAGAAATGGTGCCTCCGCATATGCCTTTGTACAGAGCTACCATGGGTCTGGTCAATGTGCCTGCAGGGCTACCTCCTTTATTTGTTCCAATAATCGTGATGCTTACATCGGTAAAAAAGGCTCTGAAACGGAACCATACATCAGATCCCGTGCCGGGCCAGCAGGTTGCTGAGCCATAACCAGAAGGGGTAGAAGCGACATTGGTATATTCTCCCGTTTTACTGCAAAATTTGGTAACATCGCCGATGATCACAGGATTATTGCAGTTGTCGTTGGAAGGCTGTGCCCAAAGACTGGTTAATGAAATATTTATAATAAAAAGGATTCGAAAAAACTTGTTCATAGAGTGATTTGATTTATAACGCATTTTCCATATAAAAAGACACTATAAACCTTAAAATTGTGATCAAATGTTATAAAATAAGGCCAAATTTATCAAAAAACACGAATAATTTGGGAAATAAAGGCAGGCTTGAGAGTTAAAAGGGTGCGGAGCTAATTTCTTGATACAAGGTGGGCAACAATGCCGTTTCCTGTTTTTAAGTTCAGAAAAATTTTGTAGATCCTAATTGCAGCATGAGAATTATTCGATGCACAAGCTATCCTTGCTAGTCCCAAATCCATTACTTTTGCGACTTATTCAGGGTAGATGTTCAGCATTCCCAATTTATTGACTTCCTGCAACCTGATGTTTGGTTGCTGCGCGCTCGTCAGCCTTCAAAAGGGGAATTTCGATTGGTGTATTTATTTTATGGTTCTTGCGGGTCTTGCTGATTTTTTGGATGGCTTTGTCGCCAAACGAATGAAGCAAAGCAGCGAGTTGGGTGTGCAACTGGATTCTTTATCTGATGTGGTTAGTTTTGGCTTGGTCCCAGGCTTGATCGCTTTTACTATACTTGAAAATTCTCAGCAACCTCTTCAATGGATTCCATTTTTTGGATTTCTACTCACTTTGATGGCTGCCTTTAGATTGGCACGATTTAATGTCAATGTAAAACAAGCTCAAACATTTTTTACGGGACTTCCTGTACCCGCTAGCGGCTTGTTTTTTGCCGGACTTTTGTCTTTGTACCAAAATACCGGAATAAATAATTCCTGGCTTTTTCAACCATTCATTTTTCTGAGTCTTATCATTGCTTTTTCTATACTCATGGTAAGCCGTCTAAAAATTCTAAAAATTTATGCCCAGAGAGATTGGATAAAAAAACATATGTTGTTGTTGTTCGCACAAGCAGTGTGTTTCCTTTTTATACCTTGGCTAGGAGCCGGTATTCTCAGCCTGATTATCCTGGTCCATATTATTTTTAGTTTAATCCTTCCTTTTCGAAATTTACAATCGCATTCTATATGAAATCATATAAAGCCTCCATCGACATCATGCCACATAAGGAATTGTTGGATCCTCAGGGAAAAGCTGTAGTCAACAACATCCATTACCTGGATATCCACGGAGTGAGAGATGCAAGAATCGGTAAACATATCGAATTGACGGTTGAAGCTGATTCGGAAAACGCTGCGAACGAAATTGTAGAAAACAGTTGTAAAAAATTGCTTTCAAATCCCATTACTGAAAACTACCGTTATACGAT includes:
- a CDS encoding isoaspartyl peptidase/L-asparaginase → MNIFVLKRVYCGLICLTILSTMQAQSGKVWALALHGGAGTITRKQMTAEKDSTYRFHLDKALGIGERILESGGSSMDAVEQVIIYMEDCPYFNAGKGAVFNREGRVELDASLMDGSGRQAGAAGSVEGIKNPIRLARAIMENSPHVFLVGEGAKTFGVEVGLDTADESWFYTEERWNQHLRAQKKGGHSSTDPSPVANERSLGTVGCVALDRQGNLAAGTSTGGMTNKRKGRLGDSPVIGAGTFADNRTCAVSCTGHGEHFIRNVVSFDLHARMLYGKQKLSDAADQIVFKELKRAGAEGGFIAIDRKGNVVMPFNSSGMYRASSAKGQRKIEIYGK
- a CDS encoding C40 family peptidase gives rise to the protein MKIVRNSQLLYGLILLWGLLLFSCSAPKIVVADRKLAGTDAWKLREMVLSKGMEMIGTPYKRAGKNTGGFDCSGLIQYLFIGCNIAIGPSSKDQMHSGKEIKLEEAQPGDLIFFGIHNQVNHVAMITGTRNKAVYILHSTSSKGVIQENLFDSDYWLRRIMRINSFVSYLPDSSLAEK
- a CDS encoding HlyC/CorC family transporter, which gives rise to MIFSGAEIAFISANKFALDVFKNKGYRSAKILSAIYERPNQFLASMLVGKILTMVALIYLIQNVITLVIEPLQLNIVYRYAIMIGIIAPFILFIGEFFPKLIFKSYANLFLQSFAYPIFIFSKILYVPSKILSFVSKWIIRRFFKQTNVSTSPSYSHDDLENYLEGPISISEEEVDTDILKNALNLKQIRVKECMIPRNEMIYVDVADPVEKAIRTFSESNLSRVIVVDGHIDEVLGYIHHQQMFKEPTQIKSIILNIPFIPETMNVYDLMLKMNKKHHSIACVVDEFGGTAGIITLEDILEEIFGEIEDEHDQEEFIDEVIGDHEFLFSGRLELSYIEEHYGIRLPKGAYHTLSGYLVTSLENIPEQGASFEMDGYKFIVELVSDTRIETIRVVRM
- the purS gene encoding phosphoribosylformylglycinamidine synthase subunit PurS, with amino-acid sequence MKSYKASIDIMPHKELLDPQGKAVVNNIHYLDIHGVRDARIGKHIELTVEADSENAANEIVENSCKKLLSNPITENYRYTISELASV
- a CDS encoding CDP-alcohol phosphatidyltransferase family protein; this encodes MFSIPNLLTSCNLMFGCCALVSLQKGNFDWCIYFMVLAGLADFLDGFVAKRMKQSSELGVQLDSLSDVVSFGLVPGLIAFTILENSQQPLQWIPFFGFLLTLMAAFRLARFNVNVKQAQTFFTGLPVPASGLFFAGLLSLYQNTGINNSWLFQPFIFLSLIIAFSILMVSRLKILKIYAQRDWIKKHMLLLFAQAVCFLFIPWLGAGILSLIILVHIIFSLILPFRNLQSHSI
- a CDS encoding 50S ribosomal protein L25 is translated as METVVINASPRTENGKEASKRYRREGVVPCVLYSKEGNLQFNAQPAELKSLLYTPKFKVAEINLNGQTHRCILKEIQTHPLTDQVTHLDFLKLIKGTPVKVEVPVTLQGTAVGVKSGGKLVQRIRTVHIKAASENIVPEVYLDVTKLDLGQTMRVKDIQSVEGVEIVNPASTPVVGVEIPRALKSSAAEEAKVEAAKK
- the lptC gene encoding LPS export ABC transporter periplasmic protein LptC codes for the protein MKIFSNFYVLILASFLWISCHEAKKELSDLEAEQLNNKESFESVNIRYSDSAEIQIRIEAPEMIRYIESGKLKEEFPKGFFAYFYQNGNIISNTLSSKYAIRVQAEGKTYMKDSVVFTSAGGELLKTAELIWNETNGRLFTDKFVRIIRKDEILQGYGFETDQNFREGTIKSIDAIIPSEKLFKED
- a CDS encoding gliding motility-associated C-terminal domain-containing protein — translated: MNKFFRILFIINISLTSLWAQPSNDNCNNPVIIGDVTKFCSKTGEYTNVASTPSGYGSATCWPGTGSDVWFRFRAFFTDVSITIIGTNKGGSPAGTLTRPMVALYKGICGGTISELECGVDGQSNGIVNIYQGGLVVGADYFIRVDGVGNATGTFQLCINNFNPPAKAEQDCPASTVLCDKSPFVVQNLTGSGLFADEAFDSCLGDNNATNSESSSVWYSWVAANDGTLTFTLNPLNPSDDIDFALYELPSGIHNCSDKQVLRCNATAPPCAGPTGLNFTDQDITEDLNCNSGENGYCKFIDMQQGKAYTLVINNFTNTGIGFSIDWGGTGEFLGPVANFGIEPPTGLKCETDFMVIDSSSINQGSILRWTWNFGTDAIPLTANGRGPHFVRYNSVGEKYITLTIETSTGCKVTDIRRLVAEPCCEDFPTLNIRIDSMRDVRCFGENNGMIAISGEQGSPFSEVIGGIPTTFYNYSLNGQEFSSTNRFTNLSAGIHTIIVQDRKGCLDTIEIEIKEPPPVVPNAGSEIEIELGDYLDLNASVIPGGFYNYFWYRGDSIECNTCQNSQALPFNTGYYAIQATNDNGCFGVDSFLVRVRKNYEIYPPNVFSPNGDNINDVFFTGGSKSLVNIDEMSIFDRWGNLVFRGTNLIPRNPNSGWNGRSGDQNCLPGVYVYQIKGKFLDGFVKTVSGDLTLLR
- a CDS encoding ribose-phosphate pyrophosphokinase — encoded protein: MQDVKLFSGTASRALAEDIADHYGDSLGKLNLSRFSDGEMQPVINESIRGSYVFLIQSTYAPSENLFELLLLIDAAKRASAGYITAVIPYFGYARQDRKDKPRVPISAKLVANLLQAAGANRIMTMDLHADQIQGFFDIPLDHLKSEAIFMPYLDNYMKENTVFACADVGGVKRARTYSKHFGKDLVICDKYRKKANEVEGITVIGDVKDREIILVDDIVDTAGTLCKASEALIDKGALDVKAICTHPVLSGKAFENIENSRISEMIVTDSIPLKRLSSKIKVIKSAKLFAKAIRNTHEHRSIEALFVDK
- a CDS encoding DUF1801 domain-containing protein — translated: MTNKPSGAAKYTSVEEYHQAFPEEIRTILDEMKNLILEAATEAEFTISYNIPTAKWKGTLVHYAALNKHIGLYPTPEAIEFFKKDLEAYKTSKGAIQFLIGQKLPKALIKRIVKHRVQLNGNS
- a CDS encoding SET domain-containing protein-lysine N-methyltransferase is translated as MQRLEGLYIMKIAKKGRAVFCATDIPKGALIEICPIIVIPENEVDMIHETELHDYYFVWGDRDEQAAIALGYGSLYNHSYQPNAEYIFDPENESIDVRAIKDIPAGKEITFNYHGDPKCKDTLWFDKSGKRIKRMKVGDSR